In one window of Fusobacterium sp. DD2 DNA:
- a CDS encoding PLP-dependent aminotransferase family protein yields MRTKINRDSQITISTQLFEILKRDILQNNWKENSRFYSIRQVSIKYDVNPNTVLKVFQTLEEQGYLFSIQGKGSYIKKGYNLDVSERMAPILNTFKLGQDNKKGEINLSNGAPPSEFFPTEAYRKILGAILSDKEESKILLGYQNIQGLESLRKVIPNYLKKFKINVSKDDIIIGTCTQSILSLICTTFNQMPKKTMLLSKPTYQNAVRIFENYYNIENINLLPDGWDMEEFELLLKRKKIDFIYVMTNFQNPTGITWSEKKKRKLLELSLKYDFYIIEDECFCDFYYDGNIPTSLKSIDTKERVFYLKTFSKSVMPGISLALFIPPKSFLEKFSLNKYFVDTTTSGINQKFLEIYIKNGMMEEHLEKLREIFSKKMEYVINKLYNIPHLRITHIPKGGFFLWIELANYIDGEKFYYKCRLRGLSILPGFLFDSTGRTSCNIRISIVSANLDEIDAGFDIIADILKHCNGIPKSV; encoded by the coding sequence ATGCGCACGAAAATAAACAGAGATTCACAAATTACTATTTCTACTCAGTTATTTGAGATTTTAAAGCGAGATATTCTACAAAATAATTGGAAAGAAAATTCTCGCTTTTATTCAATACGACAGGTATCTATAAAATACGATGTAAATCCAAATACTGTTTTAAAAGTATTTCAAACTCTTGAAGAACAGGGATATCTATTCAGTATCCAGGGAAAAGGAAGCTATATAAAGAAAGGTTATAATCTTGATGTCAGTGAAAGAATGGCACCGATTTTAAACACTTTTAAATTAGGACAGGATAATAAAAAAGGGGAAATTAATCTATCTAACGGAGCTCCACCAAGTGAATTCTTTCCTACAGAGGCATATAGAAAGATTTTAGGAGCAATACTTTCAGATAAAGAGGAAAGTAAAATACTTCTTGGATATCAAAACATTCAAGGTCTTGAAAGTTTAAGAAAAGTAATACCAAACTATTTAAAGAAATTTAAAATTAATGTTAGTAAAGATGATATTATTATCGGCACATGTACACAGAGCATCCTGAGCCTTATATGTACAACATTCAATCAAATGCCAAAAAAAACCATGCTACTATCTAAACCTACATATCAGAATGCTGTTAGAATATTTGAAAATTACTATAATATTGAAAATATCAATCTGCTTCCTGATGGTTGGGACATGGAAGAATTTGAACTGCTTTTAAAAAGAAAAAAAATTGATTTTATTTATGTAATGACCAATTTCCAGAATCCAACTGGAATTACCTGGTCAGAGAAAAAGAAAAGAAAACTTTTGGAATTATCTCTAAAATATGACTTTTATATCATAGAGGATGAATGTTTCTGTGATTTCTACTATGATGGTAATATTCCAACCTCTTTAAAATCTATAGATACTAAAGAGAGAGTATTCTACTTAAAAACATTTTCTAAAAGTGTAATGCCTGGTATAAGTTTGGCACTGTTTATACCTCCAAAATCATTTTTAGAAAAATTCAGCTTAAATAAATACTTTGTAGATACTACTACATCTGGAATAAATCAAAAATTTCTTGAGATATATATAAAAAATGGAATGATGGAAGAACACCTTGAAAAATTGAGAGAGATTTTCTCTAAAAAGATGGAATATGTAATAAATAAACTTTATAATATTCCACATTTGAGAATTACACATATACCTAAAGGAGGTTTTTTCCTATGGATAGAGCTTGCTAACTATATCGATGGGGAAAAGTTTTACTACAAATGTAGGTTGAGAGGTCTATCAATACTTCCTGGATTTTTATTTGATTCCACTGGTCGAACATCTTGCAACATTAGAATCAGTATTGTATCAGCAAACCTTGATGAAATTGATGCTGGATTTGACATTATTGCTGATATTCTAAAGCACTGTAACGGCATACCAAAATCTGTATAA